The nucleotide sequence CTATGAAGAACCGGAATATGAACCTTCGGAAAAAGAGTCGATTGCCATCTCCGCAGAGTACTCGCAGCAGTGGGAAGAAGATTTTGTCAGTGTCTCGATTCTGAAAGGCAACTGCCGCATCCAGCAGGGCGAGGCAACTCTGCGCTCCAGACAGATGGTGATCTGGCATCGAAAAACGCGACAGACCGATCGCATCTCGGTTTACATGGAAGGCGAAGTGCGCGTCGATCTGCCTGGTGAATCCAAAACAGAAAACAGCCTGCTGGTCAACCTGGTTACACAAAACGGGCTGAAGCAGGACTTCAGACGCCCCGCCCGAATTACAACAGCACCTGATGACCCCGTTTTGAATCGCGCCATCGAGAGACGGGGAATACCTCACGATCATCAACTGAAACGTGCCCAGTTTATTGTCGAGAAGCCTCCCCTTGAAGGTCCTGAATTAAGTCCGATTCCAGAACAGGAAATCGTTACCGATTTTCGTAGAATTCGACTCTTCCCCCGCAGCGCGGTCCCCTACAACGTCCAGAGTTTTCCGTCGACTCACACCGTTCCCCCGGAACAGATCTGGGTGATTACCGGGGGAGTGAATCTTCTGATTGATGGCGTGGAGGGCCTGGAAATGGTTGATATGTCCGCTGACCGGATCATCATCTGGACAGACGGGCGGAATACTCAGAACTTCAATTCTGAAATCAGACAGTCTAAAGAAACTCCCTTTGAAATTTATCTCGAAGGGAACATCGAAATTCGTCAGGGCACCTATTTCCTCAAAGCGAACCGTGCTTTTTATGACGCCCGGGAAGAACGGGCCGTGATGCTGGATGCAGAACTGAAAACCCGGCTTCCTGAACTGGGTGAAGATATCAGGGTCAGGGCCAGTCAGATTCGTCAGCTCTCAAAAGGCGCATACCTCGCACAGAATGCATGGGCCACAGGCAGCCAGTTTGGAAAACCAGGCTACAAAATTCAATCTTCAGATGTCTTTATCGAAGACCGCTATACGACACCCTGGCTGGGGTCAGGTTCTGCTGAACTAGACCCGATCACGGGGCAACCGATGCCTGAGAAACGTGCCTGGTTGACAAGTTCCAACAATACTTTTGAGATTGGTAACGTACCACTGTTCTACTTGCCGTATGTCTCCAGCCCGGCGGAAGACATTTATTTCCCGATCACCGGATTGCGATTCGGAAACGACCGCATCTTTGGTTTCCAGGTCGAAACGGAATGGGATATGTTCAAGCTGCTGGGGCTCGAACGACCAGAGGGTACGAAATGGGAAGGTCAGGTCGATTACTATTCGTATCGAGGCGTCGGGATCGGACAGTCCGGCAATTACCAGGGAGCCAACCTGTTTGGCTTTGACAATATATTCAGCGGAAACGCAGAAGCGTTTTACATCCACGACAGTGGTACCGATAACCTGGGTCTGGACCGCCGCGATCTTGTTCCCTCAACCAAAGACCGTTATTTCCTGAATCATCAGCACCGACAGACTTCTCCATTCGGCATGACGTTGAGCAGTGAAGCCGGCCTGTTCTCGGACAGGAACTTTCAACAGGAATATTTTCAATCCGATTTCAATAACCGTAAAGATGTGGAAACATTATTACATCTCAAGCAGCAACAGGACAACTGGTCCTGGTCGGTCATTGGCAGAACAAAACTGAATGGCTACGAAAACACAACAGACTGGCTGCCTAAAGCAGATCTGTTCCTGCTGGGTGAGCCACTGTTTGGAAACCTGGTGAACTGGACTTCGCATTCCTCAGTCGGTTATGGAAAACTGAAGCCGGGTTCTGCACCTTATAATCCTCAACAGGATGTTTTCACTCCCCTGCCCTTCATTGCCGACTCACAGGGGCTGGTGGCGATGACTCGTAACCAGCTGGAAGCGCCATTCAACCTGGGGCCAGTTATTCTGACTCCGTATGTGATGGGTGAAGCAGCTTACTGGGAACAGGGTCTGCAACAGCAACAGATTGACCGCCTCTACGGTTCTGCCGGTCTGCGCGGCAGTATTATGGCAGAGCGTATCTTCCCGGATGTTTATAATCCTTATTTCAATCTGAATGGACTGGCACATAAAATGGTGCTGGAAGCAGATTACTCTTTCAGCGATGCCAGCGAAAACCTGTCCGGGATCGCCCAGTACAATGAATTTGATGACAACGCTCAGGAAATGTTCCGCGAACGCCTGGTGATCAACACCTTTGGTGGAGTTCTACCACCTCAGTTTGATCCACGTTTTTATGCCGTTCGTACGGGAGCCGGCCGCGGTGTCACAGATCCTTATTATGAACTGGTTGACGATCAGCAGGTGCTTCGCATGGCATGGCGACATCGACTGCAGACCAAAACCGGTCCTCCCGATCGCATGCGTACCAAGGACTGGATGACACTGGACCTGGAAGCGTCTTACTTCCCGGATGCAGATCGAGATAACTTTGGCGAAGACTTTGGACTGCTGGGTGGACATTATCAATGGTTCCTCGGAGATCGAACCACGCTGGCAGCTAATGCCTACTATGATGTCTTTGATGGTGCACAGCAGCTCTGGGATGTATCACTCACCAGTCAGCGTACGAATCGTCTGTCAGTCAATGTAGCTTTGCAACAGATTAAAGGGGGCGCCGATCTGGACAGCCAGATTTTATCAGCCGGTCTGAATTACGTCATGAGCCAGAAATGGAGTGCGGGCATCAGTACTGCTTATGACCTGGGAGAAAATGTCAATCGCGGTCAGATACTTTCGCTCACTCGAACGGGTGCCGATTTTATCACGAGTCTGGGCATGTCTTATAATCAGAGTACCGGAAACGCCGGTATCGGTCTGACCATCATGCCTCGGTTCGGAAATTTTGGTGGCGGGCCTGCTGATTTATCTTCAATTTTAGGTAACACTGCTTCACAATAGGAATCGGGACAGTGATCAAATCACAGAATACTCAAGTCAAACCTTTTCAACGGCAAACGACATCTGCAGCGGAATCTGATAAATATCGTTCCGAATGGAGACAGCGTCTGATTGATGTCGAAAGTGGTATTAAATTTGGCATCAGGCTGGACAGCACATTCTTTATTCACTTTTTCGTCGGCAGTGCTGTCATTGCGGCTGCGACATTACTGGGATTGTCTGCGACACACTGGGCAATTCTGATTCTGTCGATGACAACCGTACTCTGCGCCCAGATGTTCAACCAGGTTTTAAAATCGATCTGGAGCATCCTCGGCAAACATCTGCCTGCAGAGTCTCAAAACACTTTCAAAGCGGGTACGGCGGCAGTCGGTGTCAGCATCATCGGTTCGATTATCACAATCGCCATCGTTTTCGGATCAGCCCTGTATCGCCTGCTGTTCTAAAGCACATCGCATTTAACCATAGCGTCTCTCGATCCATTATACCCGGTCCAAATGGTCTTGGAGACGTTACAATAAAACGAGACACCGTCCAGTCTGAGCTTTGTCACAGGTCACATCCCCTATTCCTGAAATCGTACGCTTGCGTCTGTCGATTCTGTCATTGATAATCATGGTTCACACACTTTTCCCATATTTGATATTTGACAGGTACGATCATGCAGCTCGTTCACAGCTCCAAAGTTCTTATGCTATTTCTGATCACTGCCACTGGATTAATGGCGGCAGAAGATGTTATCCAGCCTGATCCTCGGTTGCCGGAAACAACACCCTGGGATTTGCAGGCCCTCAGCAAATCGCCAGAATTTGAATGGATCGACGAAAAGTCTCCGGTCAGATCACTGATGTATCAGGGTCTGGAATATCGTGGCAAACCAACAAAGGTATTTGCTTTTTACGCATCACCGGCGACACTCAATCCCGAGGAACCCCAGGATAAAAAGTATCCCGGTATTGTTTTGATTCATGGCGGTGGTGGCACAGCCTTTCGCGAGTGGGCCGAGTTATGGGCTCAGAAAGGGTACGCGGCAATCGCAATGGATCTGGCAGGATCGCAGCCGCTGGATGGAAAAAATCCACATGATCGCAAGCACCGAAATCGCCTGGAAGCAGGCGGTCCTGATCAGTCTCATAAAGAGAAATTCGAGGCGGTGAAAGATGACCAGTCAGAACACTGGTGCTACCACGCTCCTGCGAATGCGATTCTGGCACATTCTCTGATTCGCTCCTTTCCCGAAGTAGACAAGGACCATACCGCTGTCACCGGTATCTCCTGGGGAGGCTATCTGACCTGCATTGTCGCGGGACTGGATAACCGTTTCGATGCCGCCGTACCCGTTTACGGTTGCGGATTTCTGAATGACCATTCTGTTTTTGAATCATCCATTAACAAACTGCCGACTGAGGACAGCAAGCGCTGGATGCAACTCTACGATCCGGGCCAGTATCTGAAAGCAGTTCAAATGCCGATTCTGTTTGTGAATGGTACGAACGACTTTGCCTATTGGCTCAGTGCCTATCAGAAAAGCTATGAGGCTGTCCCCAAAGACACACCTCGCAATATTCGGATTGAAGTTAAAATGGGTCACAGTCATCCGGCTGGCTGGAAACCTGTTGAAATCACCAGGTTTGTGGACCAGTACCTGAAAAAACAGACTCCGCTACCTGTCGTACTAAACCCTGCTGTTAAAGACGGCAAAGTCACAGCGGAACTGGCTGAGCCTGTCAAAATCAAAACTGCCGTACTCAACTACACAACAGATGCCGGCCCGAATCCGGAACGAAAATGGCAATCCATTCCCCTGGAAGTCGATGGGACCAGAATCACAGGTCCTGCTCCGCCCGCTGAAACGAAAATCTGGTTCATCAACGTGACCGATGAAGCAGACGCCATGACATCCAGCCCGCTGGTATCAAGGCAATAACCAGTTGAATCAGGCAGCGGATTTTCCGGGAACCTGGGGGGCGATTTTTTTTGTCACGTCCCCCTTTTTCTGCTTCAGGTCAAACAGTCCGAATATTTCGGAAGCGGTCAGACTCCGTGATTCACAAGTGGTATCGCCATCTCCCAGAATGGAACGGAAGAGTTCCCGTTTCTGTTCGAGGACCATGTCGATCCGCTCTTCAATCGTATTATTACAGACAAATTTCGTCACGATCACCTGTGTTTTCTGTCCAATCCGATGTGCCCGGTTGATTGCCTGGTCTTCAATCGCCGGATTCCACCAGCGATCAAACAGGAAGACATAACCGGCAAACTGCAGATTCAGGCCGACGGCCCCGGTACCATAACTCATCAACAGCAGGTGTGAATCCGGATCATGCTTGAACTGATCCAGGATCGGCTCGCGCTGCTTTGTGGGAATTCCTCCATGATAAACGAGCGTCCCAAACCGCTCTAAACGTTTTGCCATGAAGTCCAGGGGTTTCGTCCATTGGCTGAACAGAATGGCTTTACCACCGCTGGCGGCAATCTCTTCCATATCTGCTTCCAGGCGATCCAGCTTACAACTGTCCCCGGTTACCGGATCAAAGTTAGTGATCTGTTTGAGTCGTAAAACCAGTTCAAACACGTGCTGGACGGTGATGGAATCGCCCATCTCATTCAACTGGATTACACCATCTTTTTCAGCTGTCTCGTAGGCATGTTGTTGCGCCGGGTTCAGATCCAGATACGCGGGCCGGTCCAGCCGCGGCGGCAGATCGGTCATCACCAGGTCTTTAGTACGACGCAAAATGAATTCTTTGGAAAGCACCTGCAACTGTCTCAAATCGGGTGTGCCTCGTGGGGGAATAATTTCCATCCATTCAAATAACGACGACATCTCTTCGTGCCGATTTTCGATCGGCGTTCCTGTGAGAGCCCAGCTCCGTTTACGGGGTATGGAACGAGCGACTTCTGCCGTGCGGGAATCCCGGTTTTTGATGCGTTGTGCTTCGTCGAGAACAACCAGATCAAAACGGGGTAAGTTTTCTTCCCCCATCGTTTCGAAATCACGCGCCATCGATTCATAATTGGCGATCAGGATCGGCGTGTTTGGCATCTCCCAGATCATTCTCCGGCGGGCGGTATCACCTTGCACTACTGTTACCGGCAATTCTTCCGCCCAGAACTTAAATTCACGCTGCCAGTTGGGAATCAGCGGTTTGGGACAAACCAGCAGAATGCGGCGCACCTGCCCACTGCGCAATAACAGTCGCACACCGGTGATTGTCTGCATGGTTTTCCCCAGACCCATTTCATCTGCCAGCAAGGCCGACTTCTGTGAAAACAGCCAGGCGATCCCCTCGTATTGATAGGGGAAGGGCTCAAACGGCATGATCAGTTCCTGACCGGCCAGCCACGACTGCAGCGGTGGCTGCAGCAGATAAAACAGACGGTCTTCCAGCGACAGCGCATTGGCAGGAGGCTTGAGCCTCGTACTTTTTTTGCGCTCACCCGTTTCAGAACTCGCGGCTTTGGGACCTTCTATCTGACTGAGTTCCGTACCGCTTTCTTTTTCTTCTTTGGGAGGCATAAACTCCATGCCATCTGGAAAGGTCATCCCAAACGTTTTGACGCGGGGCCTTGTCGGTTTCCATTTGGGTTGCAGGCCAGCTTTTTCCAGTAATGCCAGTGCCGTTGTTTCCAGGTTGAATTTGCGGGTGAGCGCGCCATTCATGCCCGAAGCAAAAACTGCTGCCGTCACAGCCAGGGAAGTCGATTCACTACTGATCTGCTGCCTGATCTGCCAGCGATCTGCGTCTGTAATCGTTGCCTGAGCAGGGTTCTCAGCGGGTGGAAGAAAATGAGGGCCACCGGAATGGCCGGTTGTCACTTCTGACTGTTGTTGATTTTGAATGTCTGTCTCTGAAAAATCCACGTATCTGCCTGTTTGGGAAGGAAGTCTGATCAGCTTGTTTTAATACCATCGTTCGAACGTCGGTTTAACGGGATGATCCCATTTTCACCGCTTCGTTTAAGGCTTCACGCACTCGCTCAAATGGTTCGCCCAGGTCGGCATCCGTAGGGATATTTCGGCTGGTTGTCTCAATTGCTGTTCTTCCGGTCTGGTGACCCGCATCAAAACGTAAACGGTTCTTGCCAATCTGCTCACTGATGAAGGTGGAATTTTCTTCGACGATCTGTTCCACATCGGTCAGAATGGCAACTGGTATGGAAATATGATTCTGCAGTTCCATTGCCTGTTCCTGTTCAATCAGAATCAGGTTGGGTTTGACATTCATTTTTTCTACGAGCGTCTGACCGATCACCTCTCCCAGCAGGAATGGAACCAGGGTGGGACCATACAACACTTCCTGAGTCCGGTTAGGTTTGACAGGAGTTGTGCATTGAAATTCTAAAGGTCTGCCAAAATGGTTCGTCACCAGCAAACCCCCGATCAGTGAGCCATCGGGACATTCAATCGTTGTCAGGAACCCCAGTTTCAACTCTTTGCTACCGCCATCCGCTCCCATAAAGTCCTCGTCTCCAGATGTCATTTCTTCTGTTGTCGTCAATGATCAGACGATCCTGATTCTCACCTGAACCGTATCTCTTTCGATAATCAGGACAGCCTACTGTATCGATATCATCGTCCTTCATAATTTCTGACTTGAGTGCTTGTTGTAATGGTCGTGTTAGATAGTTTCACTTCAATAACCCTTTAAATATCAAACGGTTCCAGAATGGGGAACGTTTGAATTCCGGTGGATATTTTCTAGCGCAGATTGCTCTTTAGGTTGGAAATTCACTCAAGTTGCGGCAGAATAAGGGAGAACCATGAATCTCCACTTTTGAAGCTCCCCCCAGCCCGCTGAGTTAATACGAAAATGAATGCACCAGTTACCGAGCCGGAAAACCTGAACCGGGAGGCCTTACAGGCACGCCAACTACAACGCCTGCAACATCTTGTGAAAGAGGTCTCTACCACCAATCAGTTCTGGCAGAAGAAATGGTCAGCAGCAGGCGTCGATGTCAATTCGATACAGAGTCTGTCCGACCTGCAGAAATTGCCGATCACCACCAAATCGGAACTGGTGGAAGATCATATGGCCCACGCACCTTATGGCACGAACCTGACTTATCCAGTTGAGAATTACACCCGCATGCATCAGACATCGGGAACCACCGGCTCACCCAT is from Gimesia maris and encodes:
- a CDS encoding diacylglycerol kinase family protein; its protein translation is MIKSQNTQVKPFQRQTTSAAESDKYRSEWRQRLIDVESGIKFGIRLDSTFFIHFFVGSAVIAAATLLGLSATHWAILILSMTTVLCAQMFNQVLKSIWSILGKHLPAESQNTFKAGTAAVGVSIIGSIITIAIVFGSALYRLLF
- a CDS encoding alpha/beta hydrolase family protein, with translation MQLVHSSKVLMLFLITATGLMAAEDVIQPDPRLPETTPWDLQALSKSPEFEWIDEKSPVRSLMYQGLEYRGKPTKVFAFYASPATLNPEEPQDKKYPGIVLIHGGGGTAFREWAELWAQKGYAAIAMDLAGSQPLDGKNPHDRKHRNRLEAGGPDQSHKEKFEAVKDDQSEHWCYHAPANAILAHSLIRSFPEVDKDHTAVTGISWGGYLTCIVAGLDNRFDAAVPVYGCGFLNDHSVFESSINKLPTEDSKRWMQLYDPGQYLKAVQMPILFVNGTNDFAYWLSAYQKSYEAVPKDTPRNIRIEVKMGHSHPAGWKPVEITRFVDQYLKKQTPLPVVLNPAVKDGKVTAELAEPVKIKTAVLNYTTDAGPNPERKWQSIPLEVDGTRITGPAPPAETKIWFINVTDEADAMTSSPLVSRQ
- a CDS encoding DEAD/DEAH box helicase; its protein translation is MDFSETDIQNQQQSEVTTGHSGGPHFLPPAENPAQATITDADRWQIRQQISSESTSLAVTAAVFASGMNGALTRKFNLETTALALLEKAGLQPKWKPTRPRVKTFGMTFPDGMEFMPPKEEKESGTELSQIEGPKAASSETGERKKSTRLKPPANALSLEDRLFYLLQPPLQSWLAGQELIMPFEPFPYQYEGIAWLFSQKSALLADEMGLGKTMQTITGVRLLLRSGQVRRILLVCPKPLIPNWQREFKFWAEELPVTVVQGDTARRRMIWEMPNTPILIANYESMARDFETMGEENLPRFDLVVLDEAQRIKNRDSRTAEVARSIPRKRSWALTGTPIENRHEEMSSLFEWMEIIPPRGTPDLRQLQVLSKEFILRRTKDLVMTDLPPRLDRPAYLDLNPAQQHAYETAEKDGVIQLNEMGDSITVQHVFELVLRLKQITNFDPVTGDSCKLDRLEADMEEIAASGGKAILFSQWTKPLDFMAKRLERFGTLVYHGGIPTKQREPILDQFKHDPDSHLLLMSYGTGAVGLNLQFAGYVFLFDRWWNPAIEDQAINRAHRIGQKTQVIVTKFVCNNTIEERIDMVLEQKRELFRSILGDGDTTCESRSLTASEIFGLFDLKQKKGDVTKKIAPQVPGKSAA